The window TGTGATTGCGTTCTCCCCGGTCGTGGAATCGGGCTGGGAAACCGTGCTGCGCGAAGCCAAGGCCGCGAAAATCCCTGTTATCCTCACCGATCGTGCCGTCAACGTCACCGATCAATCGCTGTACGCCGCCTTCATCGGTTCCGACTTCGTTGAGGAAGGCCGCCGCGCCGGCCGCTGGCTGATCGAACGCGCCGCCAAAACCCCGGATCGCACCTTCAACATCGTGGAACTCCAGGGGACCGTCGGCTCGGCGCCAGCCATCGACCGCAAGAACGGCTTTGCCGAAGTCATCGCCGCCAATCCCAAGCTGAAGATCACGCGCTCCCAGACCGGCGACTTTACCCGCGCCAAGGGCAAGGAAGTGATGGAAGCTTTCCTCAAGGCGCAGGGCAAGAGCATCAATGTGCTCTACGCGCACAACGACGACATGGCCATCGGCGCCATCCAGGCGATTGAAGAGGCAGGCCTCAAGCCCGGCGTCGATATCCTGGTGATCTCGATCGACGGTGTGAAGGGGGCGTTCCAGGCCATGATCGCCGGCAAGATGAACGTCACGGTCGAGTGCAGCCCGCTGCTCGGGCCCCAGCTGATGTCGATCGCGCGCGATGTCGTGGCAGGCAAGCCCGTGCCGAAGCGCATCACAACGGTCGAGGGCGTGTTCCCGGCTGAAGTGGCTGCCAAGGAACTGCCAAACCGCAAATACTAGGCCGCGCCATGAGTGAGGCAATGCAAGCCGCCGCTCCGGTGCTGGAGCTGCGCGGCATCAGCAAGCAATTTCCCGGCGTGAAGGCTCTGAGCGATGTGGGCCTGAAACTCTACGCGGGCGAAGTCCACACCCTGATGGGCCAGAACGGGGCCGGCAAGTCCACCCTGATCAAGGTGCTGACGGGTGTGTATGCGCCCGACAGCGGCACCATCGTGATGGAAGGGCAGGAGATCCGCCCGGGCTCGACCCAGGATGCGCAGCGCCTCGGCATCAGCACGGTGTATCAGGAAGTGAACCTGTGCCCGAATTTGTCGGTGGCCGAGAACATTTTCATCGGGCGCTATCCGCGCAAGTTCGGCATGGTGGACTGGGCCGGCATGCGCGCGCAGGCCGCGGTCTTGCTGGAACAGCTCGAAGTGCGCATCGACGTGCGCGCCCTGTTGGCCAGCTTTCCGTTGGCGATCCAGCAGATGGTGGCCATTTCCCGCGCGCTTAACATTTCCGCGCGCGTACTCATTCTCGACGAACCGACCTCCAGCCTCGACGAAGCGGAAGTGCAACTGCTGTTCCGTGTGCTGCGCAAACTGCGCGACCAGGGCATGGCGATCCTGTTCGTCACCCACTTCCTCGACCAGACGTATGCGATCTCGGACCGCATCACTGTCATGCGCAACGGCGAACGCGAGGGCGAATACGCCTGCGCCGAACTGTCGCGCCTGGCGCTGGTGAACAAGATGGTCGGCGCGCCCGATGCCAGCGAGCATCCGGCCGAGATGGTCCATGCGAGCGCCGCACAGGCAGCGCCAGCGACCTTGCTGCAAGCCCGCGGCCTGGGACGCAAGGGCGCGCTGGCGCCGCTCGACCTCGACATCCGCGCCGGCGAAATGCTGGGCCTGTGCGGGCTGCTCGGTTCCGGCCGCACCGAGGTGGCGCGCTTGCTGTTCGGGGCCGACAAGGCCGACAGCGGCACGATCCGCATCGGTGAACGCAGCCACCCCTTCGGCTCGCCGCGCGACGCCATCGAAGCCGGTATCGGCTTTTGCTCGGAAGACCGCAAGCACGAGGGCGCGATTCTGGAGCTGTCGGTGCGCGAGAACATGATCCTGGCGCTGCAAGCGCGCGCCGGCATGCTGCGCGCGATTCCCTTGCGCCAGCAGCAGGCGCTGGCGCAAGACTATGTTAGGTGGCTGGGCATCAAGACGGCCGATATCGAAACACCGATTGGTTCGCTGTCCGGCGGGAATCAGCAGAAAGTGCTGCTGGCGCGCTGGCTGGTGACGGCGCCGGCGATGCTGATCCTCGACGAACCCACGCGCGGCATCGACGTGCGCGCCAAACAGGAAATCATGGATTACGTTAGTGGACTTTGTCGCAAAGGGATGGCAATTCTGTTCATCTCCTCCGAACTACCCGAAGTTCTGCGCTGCAGCGACCGCCTGGTCGTACTGCGCGACCGCAAGGCGTGCGGCGAATACCAGCGCGGCGAACTGGACGACACGTCGGTGCTGCAAGTCATTGCCGGAGAAACGGCGTGACGGCCGTGGCGGCACAGGCCGCATCGAAAGACGACGCGTCGGCACCGCCGGCGTCGCTGCTGCGCCACCCGCTGTTTCGTCCGCTGGCGGCGCTGGCGGTCCTGCTGCTGATCGACCTGATCGCCATCCCCGGCTTTTTTCATCTGTCGATCAAGGATGGCCATTTGTACGGCAGCCTGGTCGACATCGTCAACCGCGCCGCGCCGCTGATGCTGGCCGCGCTCGGCATGACCCTGGTGATCGCCACGCGCGGCATCGATATTTCGGTCGGCGCCGTGGTGGCGCTGTCGGGAACGGTGGCGGCGATGCTGATCGGCGGCGGTCCGCAGGCCGAGCTGCCGCTGATATGGGCGATGGCGGCCGCCATGGGCGCGGCCCTGCTGTGCGGACTGTGGAACGGGGTACTGGTCTCTGCGCTGGGTTTACAGCCGATCGTGGCCACCCTGATCCTGATGGTGGCGGGCAGGGGACTGGCGCAGTTGCTGACCGACGGGCAAATCGTCACCGTCTATTACGAACCCTTCTTTTTCCTTGGCGGCGGCTACTTTGCCGGCCTGCCGTTCTCGCTGACGGTGGTGGCGGTGGTGTTCGCGGTCATCGCGCTGATGATGCGCAAAACCGCGCTCGGCCTGTTTATCCAGGCGGTCGGCATCAATCCGGTGGCGGCGCGCCTGGCGGGCCTGAGGACGGCGTCGCTGATCATTTTTGTCTACGTGTTCTGCGCCGCCTGCGCCGGGCTGGCCGGATTGATGATCAGTTCCAACATCAAGAGCGCGGACGCGAACAATGCCGGCCTGCTGCTCGAACTCGACGCCATCCTGGCCGTCACCCTGGGCGGTACCTCGCTCGCGGGCGGCAAGTTCAGCCTGGTCGGCAGCGTGATCGGCGCGCTCATCATCCAGACCCTGACCTACACCATCTACTCGCTGGGCGTGCCGCCGGAAGTGAACATGGTGGTCAAGTCGGTTGTCGTATTTCTCGTGTGCCTGTCGCAATCGGCTGAGTTCAAACAATTGTTTTCGCGTGCGAGGGCTGCATGAAATCGCCTTACTTCAC of the Massilia violaceinigra genome contains:
- a CDS encoding sugar ABC transporter ATP-binding protein is translated as MSEAMQAAAPVLELRGISKQFPGVKALSDVGLKLYAGEVHTLMGQNGAGKSTLIKVLTGVYAPDSGTIVMEGQEIRPGSTQDAQRLGISTVYQEVNLCPNLSVAENIFIGRYPRKFGMVDWAGMRAQAAVLLEQLEVRIDVRALLASFPLAIQQMVAISRALNISARVLILDEPTSSLDEAEVQLLFRVLRKLRDQGMAILFVTHFLDQTYAISDRITVMRNGEREGEYACAELSRLALVNKMVGAPDASEHPAEMVHASAAQAAPATLLQARGLGRKGALAPLDLDIRAGEMLGLCGLLGSGRTEVARLLFGADKADSGTIRIGERSHPFGSPRDAIEAGIGFCSEDRKHEGAILELSVRENMILALQARAGMLRAIPLRQQQALAQDYVRWLGIKTADIETPIGSLSGGNQQKVLLARWLVTAPAMLILDEPTRGIDVRAKQEIMDYVSGLCRKGMAILFISSELPEVLRCSDRLVVLRDRKACGEYQRGELDDTSVLQVIAGETA
- a CDS encoding ABC transporter substrate-binding protein, which translates into the protein MNTTRRAVLATALLGAFPTIPALAAKPLTIGFSQVGAESEWRTANTLSIKDAAKKEGINLKFADAQQRQENQVKAIRSFIAQRVDVIAFSPVVESGWETVLREAKAAKIPVILTDRAVNVTDQSLYAAFIGSDFVEEGRRAGRWLIERAAKTPDRTFNIVELQGTVGSAPAIDRKNGFAEVIAANPKLKITRSQTGDFTRAKGKEVMEAFLKAQGKSINVLYAHNDDMAIGAIQAIEEAGLKPGVDILVISIDGVKGAFQAMIAGKMNVTVECSPLLGPQLMSIARDVVAGKPVPKRITTVEGVFPAEVAAKELPNRKY
- a CDS encoding ABC transporter permease is translated as MAAQAASKDDASAPPASLLRHPLFRPLAALAVLLLIDLIAIPGFFHLSIKDGHLYGSLVDIVNRAAPLMLAALGMTLVIATRGIDISVGAVVALSGTVAAMLIGGGPQAELPLIWAMAAAMGAALLCGLWNGVLVSALGLQPIVATLILMVAGRGLAQLLTDGQIVTVYYEPFFFLGGGYFAGLPFSLTVVAVVFAVIALMMRKTALGLFIQAVGINPVAARLAGLRTASLIIFVYVFCAACAGLAGLMISSNIKSADANNAGLLLELDAILAVTLGGTSLAGGKFSLVGSVIGALIIQTLTYTIYSLGVPPEVNMVVKSVVVFLVCLSQSAEFKQLFSRARAA